One genomic window of Corynebacterium massiliense DSM 45435 includes the following:
- the cmrA gene encoding mycolate reductase (Catalyzes the final step in mycolic acid biosynthesis.), with protein MTATPVSRHQPVGLPAPSRESHALITGASQGIGQAMARDFAAIGFNVVLVARREEVLSRLADELQSRHGVEATPLAADLSQADGVDRVVDFINGHEVSIVVNSAGIASFGPFTEQDWDYETAQFALNGTAVHRITRAAVMQMTQRGRGAICNVGSAAGNVPIPNNATYVFTKAGVNAFTEALHYELKGTGVHCTLLAPGPVREATIPDEEQSIVDKVVPDFLWTTYESCSRETIEAMARNQRRVVPGPLSKAMNAVSKVAPTGLLSPLMGKFYAKMG; from the coding sequence ATGACCGCCACGCCCGTTTCCCGCCACCAGCCGGTCGGCCTGCCCGCCCCCTCCCGCGAATCGCACGCGCTGATCACCGGCGCGAGCCAGGGCATCGGCCAGGCGATGGCACGTGACTTCGCCGCGATAGGTTTCAACGTCGTGCTCGTCGCCCGGCGCGAGGAAGTGCTTTCCCGCCTTGCCGATGAACTCCAATCCCGCCACGGCGTCGAGGCCACGCCGCTGGCCGCCGACCTCTCGCAGGCGGACGGCGTGGACCGAGTGGTGGACTTCATCAACGGCCACGAGGTGTCCATCGTGGTGAACTCGGCGGGTATCGCGAGCTTCGGCCCGTTTACCGAGCAGGACTGGGACTACGAGACCGCCCAGTTCGCGCTCAACGGCACTGCCGTCCACCGCATTACCCGCGCCGCAGTCATGCAGATGACCCAGCGCGGCCGCGGCGCCATCTGCAACGTCGGCTCCGCAGCCGGAAACGTCCCCATTCCCAACAACGCGACCTACGTGTTCACCAAGGCGGGCGTGAACGCCTTTACCGAGGCCCTGCACTACGAGCTGAAGGGCACCGGCGTGCACTGCACGCTGCTCGCCCCCGGCCCGGTGCGGGAGGCGACCATCCCCGACGAGGAGCAGTCCATCGTGGACAAGGTGGTGCCCGACTTTTTGTGGACCACCTACGAGTCCTGCTCCCGCGAGACCATCGAGGCGATGGCCCGCAACCAGCGCCGCGTCGTTCCCGGCCCGCTGTCGAAAGCGATGAATGCCGTCTCCAAGGTCGCGCCCACCGGACTGCTGTCACCGCTGATGGGCAAGTTCTACGCCAAGATGGGCTAA
- the orn gene encoding oligoribonuclease, whose amino-acid sequence MSDAKIAPKDNRLVWIDLEMTGLDPARHVIVEVAALVTDANLNILRTEDGDIDGVDMVVHASEAELAEMDDFVTKMHAKSGLDKEIRESTTSIEEAEEAVLRLIAKHCDAHHPAPLAGNSIATDRTFIRTYMPRLDAALHYRMVDVSTIKELSRRWHPRAYHHQPKKGLAHRALADIIESVRELEYYRASVFRTDGGPTSDEAAEAQASVTEDYQPFL is encoded by the coding sequence ATGTCTGACGCGAAAATTGCACCGAAAGACAACCGCCTGGTCTGGATCGACCTGGAGATGACCGGACTGGATCCCGCCCGTCACGTCATCGTCGAGGTGGCCGCGCTCGTCACCGACGCCAACCTCAACATCCTGCGCACCGAGGACGGCGACATCGACGGAGTCGACATGGTCGTCCATGCCAGCGAAGCAGAGCTGGCAGAGATGGACGATTTTGTAACCAAGATGCACGCGAAGTCGGGGCTGGATAAGGAAATCCGCGAGTCGACCACCTCCATCGAGGAGGCGGAAGAGGCGGTGCTGCGGCTCATCGCCAAGCATTGCGATGCCCACCACCCGGCGCCGCTGGCGGGCAACTCCATCGCCACGGACCGCACCTTCATCCGCACTTACATGCCGCGTCTCGATGCCGCGCTGCACTACCGCATGGTGGATGTCTCCACCATCAAGGAGCTGTCCCGCCGCTGGCACCCGCGCGCGTACCACCACCAGCCGAAGAAGGGCCTGGCGCACCGCGCGCTGGCGGACATCATCGAGTCGGTGCGCGAGCTTGAGTACTACCGCGCCAGCGTCTTTCGCACCGACGGCGGCCCCACCAGTGATGAGGCGGCCGAGGCGCAGGCCTCCGTTACCGAGGATTACCAGCCGTTTTTGTAA
- a CDS encoding transcriptional regulator, with product MSKESTHQSAKLDPVIHPINRLKICATLFHSGATGGRQMKYAVLAELTELHADTLSKQLKHLEDSGYISRTREYGSTRAKDAVWVALTQTGTGAYAQHVAALKAMTEGS from the coding sequence ATGTCTAAGGAGTCTACGCACCAATCAGCCAAGCTAGATCCGGTCATCCACCCCATCAATCGGCTCAAAATTTGTGCCACGCTGTTCCATTCAGGCGCAACCGGCGGCAGGCAGATGAAATACGCCGTACTTGCAGAGCTCACCGAGCTTCACGCCGATACGCTTTCCAAGCAGTTGAAACATCTTGAGGACAGCGGCTATATCAGCCGCACCCGCGAATATGGCTCCACGCGCGCGAAAGACGCCGTCTGGGTCGCGTTGACTCAGACTGGAACCGGAGCCTATGCACAGCACGTTGCCGCACTTAAAGCCATGACAGAGGGCTCATAG